One genomic region from Streptomyces venezuelae encodes:
- a CDS encoding glycosyltransferase family 2 protein, which produces MVKLSVVVPFFNVQTYAPDTLTSLRANAREDFEFLLVDDCSSDGTPDILERAVRDVPGAVLLRHERNEGLATARNTGLDAARGEYVTFLDGDDWLAHGYYGRLVAAMDQLGCDFLRTDHVSVSGRKRTVRQAPVARRGEVLDPRASILPAHRTTSVDYPYAWAGIYHRRLMERGLLHFPHGLRTAEDRPWIWKLHREAKSFAAIGELGVFYRRGVATSLTQIGDVRQLDFIRAFDQVIEETANDRDAGLLLPKAVRTYCALISHHIGGIGRFEPEVARQLKAMSAGALRRMPQSVLDEALTAMGGDRAAMLRKLRKQRPAPPPAAPDPGPVPVSVSSVKASPEVAA; this is translated from the coding sequence GTGGTCAAGCTCTCCGTGGTCGTGCCGTTCTTCAACGTGCAGACATATGCCCCCGACACCCTCACAAGCCTGCGTGCCAACGCCCGCGAGGACTTCGAGTTCCTCCTTGTCGACGACTGCTCGTCCGACGGGACCCCCGACATCCTCGAACGGGCCGTACGCGACGTACCGGGTGCCGTCCTGCTCAGGCACGAACGCAACGAAGGCCTCGCCACGGCGCGCAACACGGGCCTCGACGCGGCCCGCGGCGAGTACGTCACCTTCCTGGACGGGGACGACTGGCTCGCCCACGGCTACTACGGACGGCTCGTCGCCGCCATGGACCAGCTGGGCTGCGACTTCCTGCGCACCGACCACGTCTCCGTCTCCGGCCGCAAGCGCACGGTCCGCCAGGCCCCGGTCGCCCGCCGCGGCGAGGTCCTCGACCCGCGCGCCTCGATACTGCCCGCCCACCGCACGACCTCCGTCGACTACCCGTACGCGTGGGCCGGGATCTACCACCGACGGCTCATGGAGCGCGGGCTCCTCCACTTCCCGCACGGCCTGCGGACCGCCGAGGACCGGCCCTGGATCTGGAAGCTGCACCGCGAGGCGAAATCGTTCGCCGCGATCGGCGAGCTCGGCGTCTTCTACCGGCGCGGAGTCGCGACCTCGCTCACCCAGATCGGCGACGTCCGGCAATTGGATTTCATCCGCGCATTCGACCAGGTGATCGAGGAAACAGCGAACGACCGGGACGCCGGCCTTCTTCTCCCCAAAGCCGTCCGTACCTATTGCGCACTGATTTCCCATCACATCGGCGGGATCGGACGATTCGAACCCGAAGTGGCCCGCCAGTTGAAGGCGATGAGCGCGGGCGCGCTGCGCCGGATGCCGCAGAGCGTCCTCGACGAGGCCCTGACGGCGATGGGCGGGGACCGCGCGGCGATGCTGCGCAAGCTGCGGAAGCAGCGCCCGGCACCGCCGCCGGCGGCACCCGATCCGGGACCGGTGCCGGTTTCGGTGTCTTCCGTGAAGGCTTCCCCGGAGGTGGCGGCATGA
- a CDS encoding polysialyltransferase family glycosyltransferase, which yields MSARRTTQIFCASTLYGAATLAAALDSGCFGRADRRILLVTNNAAVPETTPAVDEAEGFERLRGRFDSVLSWNETISPLHPAGWTPRGQDTPMLKRHLRRIWDLGDDRVELALESPQVTPALAIAQLLPEAPITVYADGLMSYGPTRNKIDPLIGGRVRRLLHLDLVPGLEPLLLAEFGAVPEAVPAEAFVKVVEELSGPVTETVEEGPALLLGQYLAALKLLTVAEEEELHLRMVRGAVARGHRELVFKPHPTAPDAWSRALVDEAERLGAELTVEHRTVLAEVLYRELRPALVVGCFSTALLTAQSFYGLPVARVGTGTLLERLTPFQNSNRIPLTVVDAVVPPLEEAGADEPAGPGPSVAELNDLVAAVGFAMQPKIRADLREAAARHLSGPHAERTRHHFTRRRLTVLDLPGGLPLPRHPQVRRLARRALRLRKELRKRSAARK from the coding sequence ATGAGCGCCCGACGTACGACCCAGATCTTCTGCGCCTCCACCCTCTACGGGGCGGCGACCCTGGCCGCCGCCCTGGACAGCGGCTGCTTCGGCCGGGCCGACCGCCGGATCCTGCTCGTCACCAACAACGCCGCCGTACCGGAGACCACCCCGGCCGTCGACGAGGCCGAGGGCTTCGAGCGGCTGCGCGGCCGCTTCGACTCCGTGCTGTCGTGGAACGAGACGATCTCCCCGCTCCACCCCGCCGGCTGGACGCCCCGGGGCCAGGACACGCCGATGCTCAAGCGCCATCTGCGGCGGATCTGGGACCTCGGCGACGACCGGGTCGAACTCGCCCTGGAATCACCCCAGGTGACGCCCGCGCTGGCCATCGCGCAGCTGCTGCCCGAGGCACCGATCACCGTCTACGCCGACGGCCTGATGAGCTACGGACCGACCCGCAACAAGATCGACCCGCTGATCGGCGGACGGGTCCGCAGACTCCTCCACCTGGACCTCGTCCCCGGGCTCGAACCGCTGCTGCTCGCCGAGTTCGGGGCGGTCCCGGAAGCCGTGCCGGCGGAGGCCTTCGTGAAGGTCGTCGAGGAGCTGTCCGGACCGGTGACGGAGACGGTGGAGGAGGGCCCCGCGCTCCTCCTCGGCCAGTACCTGGCCGCCCTGAAGCTGCTCACGGTCGCCGAGGAGGAGGAGCTGCACCTGCGGATGGTCCGCGGGGCGGTCGCCCGCGGCCACCGCGAGCTCGTCTTCAAGCCGCACCCGACGGCCCCGGACGCCTGGTCCCGGGCGCTGGTCGACGAGGCGGAGCGGCTCGGCGCCGAACTGACCGTCGAGCACAGGACCGTGCTCGCCGAGGTGCTCTACCGCGAACTGCGGCCCGCGCTCGTGGTCGGCTGCTTCTCCACGGCGCTGCTCACGGCGCAGTCCTTCTACGGGCTGCCGGTCGCCCGGGTGGGCACGGGCACGCTCCTGGAGCGGCTCACCCCCTTCCAGAACAGCAACCGGATCCCGCTCACGGTGGTGGACGCGGTCGTCCCGCCCCTGGAGGAGGCCGGCGCGGACGAGCCGGCCGGGCCGGGCCCGTCCGTGGCGGAGCTGAACGACCTGGTCGCCGCGGTCGGCTTCGCGATGCAGCCGAAGATACGGGCGGACCTGCGGGAGGCGGCGGCGCGGCACCTGTCGGGCCCGCACGCCGAGCGCACCCGGCACCACTTCACCCGCCGCCGCCTGACCGTCCTCGACCTGCCGGGCGGTCTCCCGCTCCCCCGGCACCCGCAGGTCCGCCGCCTGGCGCGGCGCGCGCTGCGGCTGCGCAAGGAACTGCGGAAGCGGAGCGCCGCCCGGAAGTAG
- a CDS encoding methylmalonyl-CoA mutase: protein MARESESGLPIEPVYGPEALEGWDPAGKLGEPGAYPFTRGVYPSMYTGRPWTMRQYAGFGTASESNARYKQLIANGTTGLSVAFDLPTQMGHDSDAPIASGEVGKVGVAIDSIDDMRVLFDGIPLDRVSTSMTINAPGALLLLLYQLVGEEQGVAAGRLTGTIQNDVLKEYIARGTYIFPPKPSLRLIADIFKYCRAEIPKWNTISISGYHMAEAGASPAQEIAFTLADGIEYVRTAVAAGMDVDDFAPRLSFFFVARTTILEEVAKFRAARRIWARVMKEEFGAKDPKSLMLRFHTQTAGVQLTAQQPEVNLVRVAVQGLAAVLGGTQSLHTNSFDEAIALPTDKSARLALRTQQVLAYETDVTATVDPFAGSYVMERMTDDVEAAALDLMARVEEMGGAVAAIERGFQKGEIERSAYRIAQQTDSGERVVVGVNRYTIDVEEPYEPLRVDPAIEAQQAERLAALRAERDQAAVDAALAALKRAAEGTDNVLHPMKDALRARATVGEVCNALREVWGTYVPSDAF from the coding sequence ATGGCGCGCGAGTCGGAGTCGGGGCTGCCGATCGAGCCGGTCTACGGGCCAGAAGCTCTGGAGGGCTGGGATCCGGCCGGGAAGTTGGGCGAGCCGGGCGCGTATCCGTTCACGCGTGGTGTGTATCCGTCGATGTACACGGGCCGGCCGTGGACGATGCGGCAGTACGCGGGGTTCGGTACGGCGTCGGAGTCGAACGCCCGGTACAAGCAGCTGATCGCGAACGGCACGACGGGGCTGTCCGTGGCGTTCGACCTGCCGACGCAGATGGGGCACGACAGCGACGCGCCGATCGCCTCGGGCGAGGTCGGCAAGGTCGGGGTGGCGATCGACTCGATCGACGACATGCGGGTGCTGTTCGACGGGATCCCGCTGGACAGGGTGTCGACGTCGATGACGATCAACGCCCCCGGCGCGCTGCTGCTTCTGCTCTACCAGTTGGTGGGCGAGGAGCAGGGTGTTGCGGCGGGCCGGCTCACGGGGACGATCCAGAACGATGTGCTGAAGGAGTACATCGCGCGGGGTACGTACATCTTCCCGCCGAAGCCTTCGCTGCGGCTGATCGCGGACATCTTCAAGTACTGCCGGGCCGAGATCCCGAAGTGGAACACGATCTCGATCTCGGGCTATCACATGGCGGAGGCGGGGGCCTCGCCCGCGCAGGAGATCGCGTTCACGCTGGCGGACGGGATCGAGTACGTGCGCACGGCGGTCGCGGCCGGCATGGACGTGGACGACTTCGCGCCGCGGCTGTCGTTCTTCTTCGTGGCCCGCACGACGATCCTGGAGGAGGTGGCGAAGTTCCGCGCGGCCCGCCGGATCTGGGCGCGGGTGATGAAGGAGGAGTTCGGGGCGAAGGACCCGAAGTCGTTGATGCTCCGCTTCCACACGCAGACGGCCGGTGTGCAGCTGACGGCCCAGCAGCCGGAGGTCAACCTGGTCCGCGTCGCGGTGCAGGGTCTGGCGGCGGTCCTGGGCGGGACGCAGTCGCTCCACACGAACTCCTTCGACGAGGCGATCGCGCTGCCGACGGACAAGTCGGCGCGGCTGGCGTTGCGTACGCAGCAGGTGCTGGCGTACGAGACGGACGTGACCGCGACCGTCGACCCGTTCGCCGGTTCGTACGTCATGGAGAGGATGACGGACGACGTGGAGGCGGCGGCCCTTGATCTGATGGCCAGGGTCGAGGAGATGGGCGGGGCGGTCGCGGCGATCGAGCGCGGTTTCCAGAAGGGGGAGATCGAGCGGTCGGCGTACCGGATCGCTCAGCAGACCGACAGCGGCGAGCGGGTCGTCGTCGGCGTCAACCGCTACACGATCGACGTCGAGGAACCGTACGAGCCCCTCCGCGTCGACCCGGCCATCGAGGCCCAGCAGGCCGAGCGCCTCGCCGCGCTCCGCGCCGAGCGCGACCAGGCCGCCGTGGACGCGGCGCTGGCGGCGCTGAAGAGGGCGGCGGAGGGCACGGACAACGTCCTCCACCCGATGAAGGACGCGCTCAGGGCGCGGGCGACCGTCGGCGAGGTCTGCAATGCCCTGCGCGAGGTGTGGGGCACGTACGTCCCCAGCGACGCGTTCTAG
- a CDS encoding L,D-transpeptidase family protein — MKRTTSVIRRAVLAAAAVALAAGCTAQAADPGGRGAGPSSKAPKASAPSTAPSGTASAAPGATVTPTTDGKPPSPSATTGTAAPTAGALMKDGDESEQVRELQARLRQLGHFDRAPTGFYGTMTAGSVKAFQKEQGLPRTGSVDGTTWERLRAGSRKPTADELKPSTTNKLDTPDARCMTGRVLCISKESRTLAWMIDGRVVSSMDVRFGSENTPTREGTFSVGWKARKWTSTIYHTPMPYAMFFSGGQAVHYSSDFAARGYNGASHGCVNVRDRAKLSALFDQVKVGDKVVVHW; from the coding sequence ATGAAGCGGACCACGTCCGTCATACGCAGAGCGGTACTGGCGGCGGCAGCAGTGGCACTGGCCGCGGGCTGTACGGCTCAGGCGGCCGATCCCGGAGGTCGCGGCGCGGGCCCGTCGTCGAAGGCGCCGAAGGCGTCGGCGCCGTCGACGGCGCCGAGCGGGACGGCGTCCGCCGCCCCCGGCGCGACCGTGACGCCGACCACGGACGGCAAGCCGCCGTCCCCGTCCGCCACCACCGGCACCGCGGCGCCGACGGCCGGGGCCCTCATGAAGGACGGCGACGAGAGCGAGCAGGTCCGCGAGCTCCAGGCGCGGCTCCGGCAGCTCGGCCACTTCGACCGGGCCCCCACCGGCTTCTACGGGACGATGACGGCGGGCTCGGTCAAGGCGTTCCAGAAGGAGCAGGGGCTGCCCCGGACGGGTTCCGTCGACGGAACGACGTGGGAGCGGCTGCGCGCGGGCAGCCGGAAGCCGACCGCCGACGAGCTGAAGCCGTCGACGACGAACAAGCTGGACACCCCGGACGCGCGCTGCATGACCGGCCGGGTGCTGTGCATCAGCAAGGAGAGCCGGACCCTGGCCTGGATGATCGACGGCCGGGTCGTCTCGTCCATGGACGTCCGCTTCGGCTCGGAGAACACCCCGACCCGCGAGGGCACGTTCAGCGTGGGCTGGAAGGCCCGCAAGTGGACGTCGACGATCTACCACACGCCCATGCCGTACGCGATGTTCTTCAGCGGAGGCCAGGCGGTGCACTACTCGTCGGACTTCGCGGCCCGCGGCTACAACGGGGCCTCGCACGGCTGCGTCAACGTCCGGGACCGGGCGAAGCTCTCGGCCCTCTTCGACCAGGTGAAGGTCGGCGACAAGGTCGTCGTCCACTGGTAG
- a CDS encoding RNA polymerase sigma factor, producing MLGDDAELTAAVLAAQDGDENAFRTVYRAVHPRLVGYIRTLVGEGDAEDVASESWLQIARDLDRFSGDADRFRGWAARIARNRALDHIRMRGRRPAVGADDTELTDKPADSDTADEALEALATGRTMHLIAQLPQDQAEAVVLRVVVGLDAKSAADTLGKRPGAVRTAAHRGLKKLAELLGADGAPDEVADGAGGGVVPLEGVPPQRGRGPGPAGPGGVTHSRPRTQKDM from the coding sequence GTGCTGGGGGACGACGCGGAGCTGACGGCCGCGGTGCTCGCTGCACAGGACGGGGACGAGAACGCGTTCCGTACTGTGTATCGCGCCGTGCATCCTCGGTTGGTCGGCTACATACGCACACTGGTCGGCGAGGGCGACGCCGAGGACGTCGCCTCGGAGTCCTGGCTCCAGATCGCGCGCGACCTCGACCGCTTCAGCGGAGACGCGGACCGCTTCCGCGGCTGGGCGGCCCGGATCGCCCGCAACCGCGCGCTCGACCACATCCGGATGCGCGGCCGGCGGCCCGCCGTGGGCGCCGACGACACCGAACTCACCGACAAGCCCGCCGACTCCGACACCGCGGACGAGGCACTGGAAGCCCTGGCCACCGGCCGCACCATGCACCTGATAGCCCAACTCCCGCAGGACCAGGCCGAGGCCGTCGTCCTGCGCGTCGTCGTCGGCCTGGACGCCAAGAGCGCCGCCGACACCCTGGGCAAGCGCCCCGGCGCCGTACGGACCGCCGCGCACCGGGGTCTCAAGAAGCTCGCCGAGCTCCTCGGGGCCGACGGAGCTCCGGACGAAGTGGCCGATGGGGCAGGTGGGGGCGTGGTTCCGCTGGAAGGCGTGCCTCCGCAACGCGGGCGCGGGCCGGGGCCGGCGGGTCCCGGCGGTGTGACGCATTCGCGTCCCCGTACGCAGAAGGACATGTGA
- a CDS encoding MerR family transcriptional regulator, protein MFIIGDFARHGRVSVRMLRHYDAIGLLRPARVDPHSGYRFYTAEQLARLNRVIALKDLGFTLEQVGAILDEQFDAEELRGMLRLRQAELEAALEAARARLNQVGARLRAIETEGRMSTQDVVVKKIPAVRIAELSTVVASFGPHDIGPAIGPLYDELCGRLEAAGVTGFGPGIAYYEDAGKGDGSVLVHAGMTVPEGTVVEGVEVHVLPGIEQAATIVHRGSMDDILPTVQTLARWMDTNGYASEHYARELYLECPEDRSQWVTEIQEPIVRA, encoded by the coding sequence ATGTTCATCATCGGAGACTTCGCCCGGCACGGGCGGGTGTCGGTCCGCATGCTGCGTCACTACGACGCCATCGGACTGCTGCGCCCGGCCCGGGTCGACCCGCACTCGGGCTACCGCTTCTACACCGCGGAGCAGCTCGCCCGGCTCAACCGCGTCATCGCGCTCAAGGACCTCGGCTTCACCCTCGAACAGGTGGGGGCGATCCTCGACGAGCAGTTCGACGCGGAGGAGCTGCGGGGCATGCTGCGTCTGCGCCAGGCCGAGCTGGAAGCGGCCCTGGAGGCGGCGCGGGCCCGGCTCAACCAGGTCGGTGCGCGGCTCCGAGCCATCGAGACGGAGGGACGTATGTCCACCCAGGACGTCGTCGTCAAGAAGATCCCCGCCGTGCGGATCGCCGAACTGAGCACGGTCGTCGCGAGCTTCGGCCCGCACGACATCGGCCCGGCCATCGGGCCGCTGTACGACGAGCTGTGCGGCCGTCTGGAGGCCGCGGGCGTCACCGGCTTCGGTCCGGGGATCGCGTACTACGAGGACGCGGGCAAGGGGGACGGTTCCGTCCTCGTGCACGCCGGCATGACGGTCCCCGAGGGGACGGTAGTGGAGGGCGTCGAGGTGCATGTCCTGCCCGGCATCGAGCAGGCCGCGACCATCGTCCACCGGGGGTCGATGGACGACATCCTGCCGACCGTGCAGACCCTGGCCCGCTGGATGGACACCAACGGCTACGCGTCCGAGCACTACGCGCGCGAGCTGTACCTGGAGTGCCCGGAGGACCGTTCGCAGTGGGTGACGGAGATCCAGGAGCCCATCGTCCGCGCCTGA
- the leuE gene encoding leucine efflux protein LeuE encodes MLGVTDLPTYLVGLVLIILLPGPNSLYVLSVAARKGTRTGYKAAAGVFTGDAVLMTLAALGAASLLQTTPLLFTVVKYAGAGYLAWMAYGMLRAAWAMWRGRGGSADDDAEGALAGPAERPYRRALLISLFNPKAILFLISFFVQFVDPGYAYPALSFLVLGTLLQLGSFLYLTTLIFGGTRLAAAFRSRRRLSAGATSAAGALFLGFAVKLSLSSAA; translated from the coding sequence ATGCTGGGTGTCACCGATCTGCCGACCTATCTCGTGGGGCTCGTCCTCATCATCCTCCTGCCGGGGCCGAACTCGCTGTACGTGCTGTCCGTCGCCGCCCGCAAGGGCACGCGGACCGGGTACAAGGCCGCCGCCGGAGTCTTCACCGGGGACGCGGTCCTGATGACACTGGCCGCCCTCGGCGCGGCCTCGCTCCTCCAGACCACCCCGCTCCTCTTCACCGTCGTGAAGTACGCGGGCGCCGGCTATCTGGCCTGGATGGCGTACGGGATGCTGCGGGCCGCCTGGGCGATGTGGCGCGGCCGGGGCGGTTCGGCGGACGACGATGCGGAGGGGGCCCTCGCCGGGCCGGCGGAGCGTCCGTACCGCCGGGCACTGCTCATCAGCCTGTTCAACCCGAAGGCGATCCTCTTCCTGATCTCGTTCTTCGTGCAGTTCGTCGACCCCGGATACGCCTACCCGGCGCTGTCCTTCCTGGTCCTCGGCACGCTGCTCCAGCTCGGCAGCTTCCTCTACCTGACGACCCTGATATTCGGCGGGACGCGGCTCGCGGCCGCGTTCCGGAGCCGTCGCCGGCTGTCGGCCGGGGCGACCTCGGCGGCGGGCGCGCTCTTCCTCGGCTTCGCGGTGAAGCTGTCCCTCAGCAGCGCCGCCTGA